TCCCCGAGGAAGTCCCAGAATTCGACGAGGCCGGCGATATCAAGGACTTTTTCAACGCCGGTAACGCCTACAAGAAGCGGCGCCGGGAGATTTACGAGGAAGAGGCAGCTCGCCTCTTCTACGTCGCTGTCACCCGCGCGAAGCGGAAGCTGTTGGTCACGGGGTCTGCCCGACGCCCAGGGGTGAAAAAGGCGACTGGCCCCTACGTGCACTTCGAGGCGATGCGAGAACGCGCCCCTCAGTGGGTTGTCCGGTGGGATGATGTCGATGAGAAGCAGGCAAGGGAGGGGGACTCACCGAACAGTGCGACGTCGCGCGTGCGCGAAGGCGTATGGCCGCACCTTCATGTGTCGGAAGAACAGCGCAGTGCGGCGGAGCTTGTTGCCGCCGCACGCGGGAACACGCCGACGCTAGAGGAGGGCACGCGCTTCCAGCAGTGGGAAATGGATGCGACCGCGCTGATTGATGAGTTCATGGCGGAGATGAGCGCCGAAGTTCCGGTCGTCTTCCCCGGCGAACTCACGGCGTCGGACGTGGTCGCGCTCAAGGCTGACCCGGAGCAGTTTGCACGCCGCGCCCGCCGGCCCGTGCCCTTTAAGCCGAATTCCTACGCGAAGAGGGGAACGGCTTTCCACGAATGGGTGGAGCAGTTTTACGGAGCTCGCCCGCTGCTGACCGAGGACGAGCTGCCCGGGGCCGATGAAGCGGACGTGGACCGGGAGACATTGGAGCAGCTGAAGAGCAACTTCGAGGCGAGCCGCTGGGCGGGGCGCGTCCCGGCGTTCGTGGAGCAGCCCTTTGAGATCGCCCTGGGTGAATCCGTCGTGCGGGGCAGAATGGATGCGGTATTTGATGACGGCGATGGTTGGACGGTCGTGGACTGGAAGACGGGGACCCGCCCGGATGCTGCGGCGATGGAGGCAGCGAAGCTTCAGCTCGCGGTCTATCGGGAGGCGTGGCGGCGTATCGCCGGGGATGGCCGGGACGTGCGGGCGGTCTTCTTCTACGTCAGGACCGCGCAGGAATACGCCCCCACTGACTTGCCGGACCGGGCGCGCCTCGAACGCTTGCTTCGGGAATCCTCGCAAGACGGGTTACAGTTCCCTGAAGGGTCAGGAAAGTGACGGCATGGGAGGAATGGCACCGTGAAACGTATGGGGCGGGGCTCGTCCGCTGGCCCCCTGTGGGGCAATAGGTTTCAGGCGAATGCCGACCTCACCGAGACCCCCATGCACACGCTGATCAACATCGTCCGCATCCCCACGGCCGAGAGGGCAACCCCGTGGGCGCTGATCACGCGCCGGTTCCTCTACGCCACGCTGCTCGTTGTTGCCGTCTCCGTGGCCGTCTACTTCGACCGGGACGGCTACACCGAGGATCTCACGTTCATCGACGCGGTCTATTACGCCGCCGTGTCGCTGTCTACCACGGGCTACGGTGACATCACCCCGGTGACCCAGGGAGCGCGTCTGACCAACATCCTTTTCATCACGCCGCTGCGCATCGCCTTCCTGATGCTGCTCGTCGGCACCACCTTGTCCGTGCTCACCGAAGATTCCCGTAAGACGCTTCAGATCCAACAGTGGAGGAGAACCGTGCGCAACCACACCGTCATCATCGGTTACGGCACCAAGGGGCGGTCAGCGGTTGACGCGTTGCTTGCCGACGGCGCATCGCCCTCCACCATCGTCGTCATCGACACGGACCCGGCGGTCCTGGCGCGCGCGGAGAAGCGCGGGTTGGTCACCGTGCAGGGCAACGCGACCAAGTCGGATGTGCTCACCATCGCTGGTATCAACCGCGCCCGCTCGGTCGTGGTGGCTCCCTCGTCCGATGACACCGCAGTGCTGGTCACGTTGTCGGTGCGTGAGCTTGCACCCGGTGCGATGATCGTGGCTAGCGTGCGCGAAAGCGAAAACCAGCACCTTCTCATGCAGTCGGGGGCGGACTCCGTGGTCGTGTCTTCCGAGACCGCGGGGCGTTTGCTGGGGCTGGCCACGGTCACTCCTCCCGTGGTGGCGATGATGGAGGACCTGCTCAGCCCAGACGAGGGTTTCACTGTGGCTGAGCGTCCGATCGGGGACGACGAGGTGGGGGCGAACCCGCGCCATCTGGCCGATGTCGTGCTGGGGGTTGTGCGCTCTGGCGAGCTCTACCGCATCGACTCGCCTGAGGCGGAGACCGTCGAGCCCGGCGACAGGCTTCTCTACGTCAAGCACTCCCGGGATTCTTCGAGCTCGTCCGACTCAGCGCGGCTGGGCGAGTAGCAGGAGGCAACAAAGTGCCAATTGATTTGTCACTTCTCGACGATGACCAACGCATCGCCGCCACCGCCCCGCGGGGGCCAGTGTGCATCCTAGCGGGAGCCGGGACCGGAAAGACCCGAACCATCACATACCGAATCGCCCACCTCATCGATCAGGGGGCGGTATCCCCGAACAAGGTCCTGGCGGTGACGTTTACGCAGCGTGCCGCCGGCGAGATGCGCGACAGGTTGCGAGCCATGGGCGCGGTGGGGGTGCAAGCGTGCACGTTCCACGCCGCCGCCATGCGCCAGCTGCGTTACTTCTGGCCCCAAGTTGCCGGTGACCTTCCCTGGCGTCTGCTGGATAACAAGTTTCCCCTCGTCGCACGCGCCGCGCGGGCGGCCGGGTTGAGCACGGGCAAGGACATGGTGCGGGACCTGCTGGGGGAGATCGAATGGGCGAAGTCCTCGGTCATTGGTGCGGACGAGTACCCGCAGCGCGTGGCTGAGCAGCGGCGAACCCCTCCCGCGGATGCGGATAAAGTCGCGGCGGCGTATCGCCTGTACGAGGAGTCGAAGTCTAGCCCCGACGGAATGCTCCTTGACTTTGACGACCTCCTGCTTCACATCGCCGGCGCCCTCGAAAACGCCCCTGCGGTTGCCGAGGAATTCCGCGCCCAGTATCACAGCTTCGTCGTCGACGAATACCAGGACGTGACCCCGCTGCAGCAGCGGGTCCTTGAGGGGTGGCTGGGTCAGCGCGACGACCTCACCGTGGTGGGGGATGCGAACCAGACGATTTACTCCTTCACCGGTGCGACTCCGGATTACTTGCTGAACTTCTCGCGGACGTACGAGCACGCGACCGTCGTCAAGCTGCAGCGCGATTACCGCTCGACCCCGCAAATTACGGAACTCGCCAACACCGTGATCGGCAAAGCCGTAGGCCGCGCCGCCGGCACGCGCCTGCACCTCGAAGGCATGAGACCGGCGGGCCCGGCGCCGACGTATCACTCCTACGACGATGAGCCAACCGAGGCGCGTGAGGTCGCCGCCGCGATTCGGGGCCTGATCGCCGACGGGGTCCCAGCCCGCGAGATCGCAGTGCTGTACCGCATTAACGCCCAGTCCGCAGCTTTGGAAAGTGCTCTCGCGGACGCGGGCATCGTCTACCAGGTGCGCGGCGGGGAAGGGTTTTTCCACCGCCCCGAAATCAAAGAGGCGATCGCGGCGCTTGTTCGGGCGGCGCGGCGCGATGACCTGCCGGAGGACCCCGTCGCGGTGGCTCGCGCGGCGTTCGCCCCGCTCGGCTTGACCCGGAACGTGCCGGAGGGCGCCCAGGCGCGCGAACGCTGGCAAACATTGAGCGCCCTGGTAGACCTCATTAGCGACATCGTCGCCGGAAAAGAGGCAGCCTCGCTTGTCGACGTCTTGCGATCCCTCCGCCAACGCGCCGAGGCGAAGCAAGCGCCCGCGGTCGACGGGGTGACGCTGGCCAGCTTGCACGCGGCGAAGGGTTTGGAGTGGGACGCGGTGTTCCTCGTCGGACTCGTGGAGAACACGCTGCCCATCTCGTACGCGGTGAAGGCGGGGACGGAGGAGATAGAGGAAGAGCGCCGCCTGTTTTACGTCGGGGTCACGCGTGCGCGTGAACACCTGCACCTTTCGTGGGCGTTGGCGCGGCAGGAAGGCGGCCGCAAGAGCCGCTCCAGGTCGCGCTTCCTCGACGGTATTGCCCCCGACCTCGAGGTCGAGTCGTCGCCGCAGCGACTCAAGAGGGCGCGGACATGCAGGGTGTGCGGAACCCCACTTGAAACCCCGGCAGACAAGGCGCTGGCCCGGCACCAGTCGTGCGAACCGGATTACAACGAAGATGCCTACCTCGCCCTTAAAGCGTGGCGCCTCGAGACAGCGAGGGAGGCGCAACGACCCGCGTTTATGGTGTTTTCGGACGCCTCGTTGATGGCCATCACAGAGGCCATGCCCGCTACGCCCGCCGAGCTTCTCGACGTCCCCGGAGTGGGCCCGATGAAAGTTGAGGCCTTCGGGCCCGGTGTGCTGGAGACCCTCGCGCCGTTCCGCTCGGGCTAGTAGCACACGGGGCAGCTGGGGTGGGGGCTGAGCACCTCGTGGGTTTCGGGGACCGGGCTGTATGGGTCGACGATGACCCGCGTTCCGCGGGCCACGTCGGGGGCCGAGACCCCGGGAGGATCCGGCACGGCGCAGAGGCGGCGGAGGATCCTTCCCGCAGCGGCGGCTCCTGCGAGCACAACGACCGGGTCGGGCTCAGTCGGGGCGTGGCCGATAACTCGATCCCAGCTGCTGTCCCGGTCTCGGTGGTAGAGGTGGCAGCAGCGTGGGCACGGGCCGCTGCGACCGATGCCGACAGGGCCGATGAACACTCGCGAGTCCACGGTGGAGATGGGGACGACGGGACCGGTGCGGTGCCTGCTTCGGGCGGCGATAAGCGGGGCTGCGGCGAGCTCGTCGACTATCGCAAGCACGGCGGTGGGGTCAGCCGAGGCAAGGAAGTGTGGGAGGGGCTCCCCGAGCAGGGGCCGGCGGACGCGGAGGCGGGCGTGGGTGAGGGCGGGTGTAAGGGCGTCGGCAAGAGGGCCGCTGCCGAGCAGGATGAGGGTGCGCGGGGGAGCGGACACGACGATGCGGTAGGACAAGAGGTCGGCGACGAGGCTGCGCGCCGCCTCGAGGCTGATCCCGGCGTCGCGATCCGCGCGCTGAGCGAAGACCTCCAAGGTTGTGGGGTTGTGCAGCGTCTCCAACGCTGGGAGGAGGCTGCTGGCCAGGGGCGTTTCGATAATCCCGCTGCGTGTGGCGTCCATACCGAACTGGAGTACCCCCGGCCCGCGCACGAAGACCTGCGCGCCCGGCGCGAACCGGATTACCGTTTGGCTTGTCAGACGCACCCCTATCCCCCCAAACCCCCGGCCCCCGCGAGGTTAGCTGTCGTCCTCGTCTTCGTTGCGCAGCTCCTCTTCCAGCTTCACAAACTCTTCGTCGAGGTCGGCCTCTACGGTGTCGTCGAGAAGAGTGTCGATGAAGGCCGCCGGATGGTCGAGGTCAGCGGCCTCGGGCAAAAAGTCGGGGTGGTCCCACACTTTGTCGCGCCGTTCTTGGCCAACGGCCACACCGACGCGGCGCCACAGCTCGGCCGCCTCCCGGACCTTAGGTGCGGACAGCTCGATTCCGACGATGCTGGAAAAGGCCTGCTCGGCGGACCCGCCGGTGGCGCGTCGGCGCGTCCAGGCCTCCGCGAGCCGGGCGGAGGAAGGGATTCTGTCGGCCAGAGCGTCCTCCACGACGACATCGACCCACCCTTCAAGGAGCGCCAGAAGGGTTTCCAGGCGCGCGGTAGCTGACGCGTTGCGGGAGGTGACGCGGGGAGAGAGGTCTTCGCCCTGCAGCTCGCCAAGTTTGCGCTGAATCTCTTGCGGATCACCGGATTCGAGGTCGAGGGAGCGGGCGATCTCCTCCAGACGGGAGGTATCAAGCTCGAGACCGGCCGCATACTCCTCGACGGAAGAAATGAGCCGCTCGACCAACCACGGCACGTGTGTGAGAAGGCGCTGGCGCGCGGCCTCGCGCGCGCTGAGGTAGACGAGCACTTCCTGACCCGGGACGTTTAATTCCTTGGCCATCTTGGTGGCGTTGGCGGGAAGAAGCGCGGCCGTCCCCTGCGGGGCGACGGGCAAGCCGAAGTCCGTGCCGGTCAGCGCCTGCTGGGCTAGGTCAGCCAAGGCGTGGCCTAGCTTCATACCGAAATTCATCGCGTTCATCTGGCCGAACATGCCTGCCATCGGCCCGAGCATCTCCCGCGCCTCTTCGGGCATGGACTCGAGTTGGGCTCTGTTCATGTGTTCCGCGACGGGGTTCACAAGGCGCTTCCACGCCGGCATCGTGCTGTTCAGCCACGTCTCGGCGTTCCAGGCCTGCGGCGCAGAACCGGAGGCGGGGAGAGTTGTCGCGCCGTCGATCCACAGCTCGGCGAGCCGGAGGGAATCCGACACAGCGGTTTGGTCGCTGTCGCTCACCGCGGCCGGCGAACCGATGCGCTGCCGAGCCATGCGAAGAGACATGTCGAAGTTAACCGCGTCCCCCTCCGAACGCTGGTTCATGGATGATCCCATGCCGGAGAGCATCTGCCCGAATTGGTTCAGTAGATCCCCGAGGTTTCCACCCTGGGCGCCGAAACCAAAGGCACCACCCTGACCCCCCTGTCCCTCGCGGTCATCCCCGTCGTCGCCACCGTCCCGGGGGAAAGAGAAACCGAATCCGTTATTCATGGTAACCACCCTACAGAGCGCGCGCGAGCCGGGGCAGGTGGTAGCGCACGCTTAGAGCGAACGTGCTGGGGTCTAAGATGGCAAGCCGTGAATCCCGCGCCTCAGGACCAACCCCGGCGTCGCTTGTCCACGGCGACGTGGGGAGTTGCTCCCTTCGTCCTTCTCGCGTTAGCGCTCTCCCTCGATCACGTCCCGTTCACGGACATTTCGCTGGCGGTGCCCTACGCCGCAGAAGGGCCCGGACCCACCTTCGACACCCTCGGCGAGGTCGACGGCTCCCCGGTCGTCGCGATTGAGGGCGCCGACACTGATGACACAACAGGCGAGCTCACTATGACCACGGTGTCGGTGCGTACCAACATGACGTTGGTGCAGGCGTTGGGGCGGTGGGTTTTCACGGACGACACCCTCGTGCCGATCGAGCAGATTTTCCCCACCGACGTGTCCGAGGACGACGTCGAGGAGCAAAACCGCGCCGAATTCGCGGCGTCGGAAGCCTCGGCCACTGTGGCGGCGATGAACTACCTCGGCCGTCCGACGCAGGTTGTGGTGGCCGGAACAGTCCACGGCTCTCCCGCCGACGGATCGATTCGGGACAACGACCTGATCTCCGCGGTGAACGGCACCCAGGTGTCCCGCCCGAGCCAGGTACAAGACGCGGTGCGGGCCTTGGCCCCCGGCGATGAGGTGACGATTCGAGTCGCGCGCGGTGGCGCGGAGCAGGACA
The nucleotide sequence above comes from Corynebacterium capitovis DSM 44611. Encoded proteins:
- a CDS encoding YlbL family protein, whose protein sequence is MNPAPQDQPRRRLSTATWGVAPFVLLALALSLDHVPFTDISLAVPYAAEGPGPTFDTLGEVDGSPVVAIEGADTDDTTGELTMTTVSVRTNMTLVQALGRWVFTDDTLVPIEQIFPTDVSEDDVEEQNRAEFAASEASATVAAMNYLGRPTQVVVAGTVHGSPADGSIRDNDLISAVNGTQVSRPSQVQDAVRALAPGDEVTIRVARGGAEQDIRLTLGTAESDPSVPQLGVYMTSEPADGVTVSYNLNDVGGPSAGMMFSLAVIDKLSPGELNGGAFVAGTGTIEEDGSVGEIGGISHKIEAAREAGAQLFLAPQGNCAEVARSKAGDMVVASVATLDDAVGAMADFNAGREVTTCR
- a CDS encoding zinc-dependent metalloprotease; this encodes MNNGFGFSFPRDGGDDGDDREGQGGQGGAFGFGAQGGNLGDLLNQFGQMLSGMGSSMNQRSEGDAVNFDMSLRMARQRIGSPAAVSDSDQTAVSDSLRLAELWIDGATTLPASGSAPQAWNAETWLNSTMPAWKRLVNPVAEHMNRAQLESMPEEAREMLGPMAGMFGQMNAMNFGMKLGHALADLAQQALTGTDFGLPVAPQGTAALLPANATKMAKELNVPGQEVLVYLSAREAARQRLLTHVPWLVERLISSVEEYAAGLELDTSRLEEIARSLDLESGDPQEIQRKLGELQGEDLSPRVTSRNASATARLETLLALLEGWVDVVVEDALADRIPSSARLAEAWTRRRATGGSAEQAFSSIVGIELSAPKVREAAELWRRVGVAVGQERRDKVWDHPDFLPEAADLDHPAAFIDTLLDDTVEADLDEEFVKLEEELRNEDEDDS
- a CDS encoding potassium channel family protein encodes the protein MGRGSSAGPLWGNRFQANADLTETPMHTLINIVRIPTAERATPWALITRRFLYATLLVVAVSVAVYFDRDGYTEDLTFIDAVYYAAVSLSTTGYGDITPVTQGARLTNILFITPLRIAFLMLLVGTTLSVLTEDSRKTLQIQQWRRTVRNHTVIIGYGTKGRSAVDALLADGASPSTIVVIDTDPAVLARAEKRGLVTVQGNATKSDVLTIAGINRARSVVVAPSSDDTAVLVTLSVRELAPGAMIVASVRESENQHLLMQSGADSVVVSSETAGRLLGLATVTPPVVAMMEDLLSPDEGFTVAERPIGDDEVGANPRHLADVVLGVVRSGELYRIDSPEAETVEPGDRLLYVKHSRDSSSSSDSARLGE
- a CDS encoding ATP-dependent DNA helicase UvrD2, coding for MPIDLSLLDDDQRIAATAPRGPVCILAGAGTGKTRTITYRIAHLIDQGAVSPNKVLAVTFTQRAAGEMRDRLRAMGAVGVQACTFHAAAMRQLRYFWPQVAGDLPWRLLDNKFPLVARAARAAGLSTGKDMVRDLLGEIEWAKSSVIGADEYPQRVAEQRRTPPADADKVAAAYRLYEESKSSPDGMLLDFDDLLLHIAGALENAPAVAEEFRAQYHSFVVDEYQDVTPLQQRVLEGWLGQRDDLTVVGDANQTIYSFTGATPDYLLNFSRTYEHATVVKLQRDYRSTPQITELANTVIGKAVGRAAGTRLHLEGMRPAGPAPTYHSYDDEPTEAREVAAAIRGLIADGVPAREIAVLYRINAQSAALESALADAGIVYQVRGGEGFFHRPEIKEAIAALVRAARRDDLPEDPVAVARAAFAPLGLTRNVPEGAQARERWQTLSALVDLISDIVAGKEAASLVDVLRSLRQRAEAKQAPAVDGVTLASLHAAKGLEWDAVFLVGLVENTLPISYAVKAGTEEIEEERRLFYVGVTRAREHLHLSWALARQEGGRKSRSRSRFLDGIAPDLEVESSPQRLKRARTCRVCGTPLETPADKALARHQSCEPDYNEDAYLALKAWRLETAREAQRPAFMVFSDASLMAITEAMPATPAELLDVPGVGPMKVEAFGPGVLETLAPFRSG